In Thermodesulfobacteriota bacterium, one genomic interval encodes:
- a CDS encoding uroporphyrinogen decarboxylase family protein, translating to MNWRIILQHIRDRKVPPMGLVPEPMLNLLASMAGLRGRFQELSNLERMLITLCHKEPDRVPVTPILCSGARQISGITFPDFALDAEKAARVYLDGFEFVGGDAVVLLLDLSVEAADFGQAMVYPERSTPQPDYNRPMLTGHEDYRKVKPVRLSDARRMSEFVKLCRIMVEKVGWRSIVSGFVFGPLGVLNMMRGAEHLFKDCLLYPNDVKAACETITGVLIEYVQAQCAAGVPAVAIDTLFASRSALPKDVWEDIEGPFAREISRAIKATGHLVGIHNCGDAPYFDAQIRSMEPEFISFGRLPDDCQTPQEMKQKYGDQTTLLGYVPTALLVHGTPKEVMDEAKRQIDVLAPGGGFILAPECEYPPNIPLTNAFALIKAAKTYGRK from the coding sequence ATGAACTGGCGAATTATCTTGCAGCACATCAGGGACCGCAAGGTGCCGCCCATGGGCCTGGTGCCTGAGCCGATGCTCAACCTGCTGGCCTCAATGGCCGGCCTGCGGGGACGTTTTCAGGAATTGTCCAATCTGGAGCGGATGCTGATAACCCTCTGTCACAAGGAACCCGACCGGGTGCCGGTGACGCCGATCCTGTGTTCCGGCGCCCGGCAGATCTCAGGCATCACTTTTCCGGATTTTGCCCTGGACGCGGAAAAAGCCGCCCGGGTCTATCTGGACGGATTTGAATTTGTCGGCGGCGATGCGGTGGTGTTGTTGCTGGATCTGTCGGTGGAAGCGGCTGATTTCGGCCAGGCCATGGTCTACCCCGAACGGTCCACGCCCCAGCCGGACTACAACCGGCCGATGCTGACCGGCCATGAAGACTACCGGAAGGTGAAACCGGTGCGATTGTCCGATGCCCGCCGGATGAGCGAATTCGTGAAGCTGTGCCGCATCATGGTGGAAAAGGTCGGCTGGCGGTCCATCGTGTCCGGGTTTGTCTTCGGCCCGCTGGGGGTATTGAACATGATGCGGGGGGCGGAGCATCTGTTCAAGGATTGTCTGCTATATCCCAATGACGTCAAAGCCGCCTGCGAGACCATTACCGGCGTGCTGATCGAATATGTCCAGGCCCAGTGCGCCGCCGGTGTGCCGGCCGTGGCCATCGATACTCTGTTTGCTTCCAGAAGCGCCCTGCCCAAGGATGTCTGGGAAGACATCGAAGGGCCCTTCGCCCGGGAAATCAGCCGGGCGATCAAAGCCACCGGCCACCTGGTGGGAATTCACAACTGCGGGGACGCGCCTTATTTTGACGCCCAGATCCGGTCCATGGAACCGGAGTTTATCAGTTTCGGCAGGCTGCCGGATGATTGTCAAACGCCTCAGGAAATGAAACAGAAATACGGGGATCAGACCACCCTGCTGGGGTATGTGCCGACGGCGCTGCTGGTGCATGGAACGCCCAAAGAAGTCATGGATGAGGCGAAAAGACAGATCGACGTGCTGGCGCCGGGGGGAGGTTTTATCCTGGCGCCGGAGTGCGAGTATCCGCCTAATATTCCTTTGACCAACGCCTTTGCCCTGATCAAGGCGGCGAAAACATACGGGAGGAAATAA
- a CDS encoding chemotaxis protein CheA: MTKEFKARQIFIEEARDELLPELENALLELGGHPDDPALINRVFRALHTLKGSGAMFGFDRLSGLAHEMETVFDNVRNGLYRVTNPLVELTLTAKDQFHLLVNDPESVSAQTIQDLARAFRDMDADKTPAGSAQDGRATADSPADPQSWAVYHIRFKPRPGIFSTGTNPLFLLDELTELGVTRVIAHAGGIPLLEAMDPEACYVWWDILLATDRGINAIKDVFIFVEGDCELTIDVIADHVQPGHESPVFEELGRRLLEEETIGLETLRQAFIDKIRSTDGKDIVAENIQRPAATGGPDRTLTDRRSGKDRRGEPRSISSMRVQAVKLDQLVNLVGELVIAQTRLSRLAIEKDDPALAEIAETIERLSNDLRENTLDIRMLPIGASFGKFKRVVWDLSSQRGKTVELVTEGAATELDKTVIERLDDPLVHLLRNSIDHGIEPTEERRRAGKPPQGKIIFSAEHSGGHVIITISDDGRGIDPDAVRAKAVERGLLNPDATPDEKELFNFIFEPGFSTASQVTDLSGRGVGMDVVKQSITALRGKVTVASEKGRGTTVTMKLPLTLAIIDGLQVRIGGENFIVPLAVVSECLELAGGKNGSRENRLINLRDQLVPFLNLREWFSISGSPPGNEQVVIVSSEKALVGLVVDEVIGLQQTVIKNLGAAYKDIKGISGATIQGDGSIALILDVDLLVQEAEERAGTP, from the coding sequence ATGACCAAAGAATTCAAAGCCAGACAGATATTTATCGAAGAAGCCCGGGATGAGCTGCTGCCGGAACTGGAAAACGCCCTCCTGGAACTGGGCGGCCATCCGGATGATCCGGCGCTGATCAACCGGGTTTTCCGCGCCCTGCACACCCTCAAGGGCTCCGGCGCCATGTTCGGTTTTGACCGGCTCTCCGGACTGGCCCACGAAATGGAAACGGTCTTTGACAATGTCCGCAACGGTCTCTACCGGGTTACCAACCCGCTGGTGGAACTGACCCTGACGGCCAAGGATCAGTTTCATCTGCTGGTTAATGATCCGGAGTCCGTTAGCGCCCAGACGATTCAGGACCTGGCCCGGGCCTTCCGGGACATGGATGCGGACAAGACACCGGCCGGCAGCGCCCAGGACGGTCGCGCGACTGCAGACAGCCCGGCCGATCCGCAGTCCTGGGCGGTCTATCACATCCGTTTCAAACCGCGGCCCGGGATTTTCAGCACCGGGACCAATCCGCTTTTCCTGCTGGATGAATTAACCGAGCTGGGCGTGACGCGCGTTATCGCCCATGCCGGCGGCATCCCCCTTCTGGAAGCCATGGACCCGGAGGCATGCTATGTCTGGTGGGATATCCTCCTGGCCACGGACCGGGGAATCAACGCCATAAAAGACGTGTTCATATTCGTGGAAGGCGACTGCGAATTAACGATTGATGTTATTGCCGATCATGTGCAACCGGGTCATGAGTCACCGGTTTTCGAGGAACTGGGGCGGCGGCTGCTGGAGGAAGAGACCATCGGCCTGGAGACCCTGCGCCAGGCCTTTATCGACAAGATACGTTCCACGGACGGAAAAGACATCGTTGCGGAAAACATTCAGCGGCCGGCCGCGACCGGAGGCCCGGACCGGACTTTAACCGACCGGCGTTCCGGGAAAGACCGCCGCGGCGAGCCCAGGTCCATATCCAGCATGCGGGTCCAGGCCGTCAAACTGGATCAACTGGTCAACCTGGTCGGGGAACTGGTCATCGCTCAGACCCGTCTCTCCCGGCTGGCAATTGAAAAAGACGATCCGGCCCTGGCGGAAATCGCCGAAACCATTGAACGTTTAAGCAATGACCTGCGGGAAAACACGCTGGATATCCGCATGCTGCCCATCGGCGCCAGTTTTGGAAAATTCAAGCGCGTCGTCTGGGACCTGTCGTCCCAGCGGGGGAAAACGGTGGAACTGGTCACCGAGGGCGCGGCCACTGAACTGGACAAGACCGTTATCGAACGACTGGATGATCCCCTGGTACACCTGCTGCGGAACAGCATCGACCACGGCATTGAACCCACGGAAGAACGGCGCCGGGCGGGAAAGCCGCCCCAGGGTAAAATTATCTTCTCCGCCGAGCATTCCGGCGGGCATGTCATCATCACCATATCCGATGACGGCCGCGGCATTGACCCGGACGCCGTCAGGGCCAAAGCCGTTGAAAGAGGTCTCCTGAACCCTGACGCGACCCCGGACGAAAAAGAACTGTTCAACTTCATCTTTGAACCCGGCTTTTCCACCGCCAGCCAGGTTACCGATCTGTCCGGCCGGGGGGTCGGCATGGACGTCGTCAAGCAGAGCATCACCGCCCTGCGGGGCAAAGTAACGGTCGCCAGCGAAAAAGGACGGGGCACCACCGTTACCATGAAACTGCCCCTGACCCTGGCCATTATCGATGGTCTCCAGGTCCGCATCGGCGGGGAAAACTTCATTGTACCGCTGGCCGTGGTCAGCGAATGCCTGGAGTTGGCCGGCGGCAAAAACGGTTCCCGGGAAAACCGGCTCATCAACCTGCGGGATCAACTGGTCCCTTTTCTTAACCTGCGGGAGTGGTTTTCCATCAGCGGATCACCGCCGGGCAATGAACAGGTAGTGATTGTCTCCTCGGAAAAGGCCCTGGTCGGACTGGTCGTTGACGAGGTCATCGGCCTGCAGCAGACGGTCATTAAAAACCTGGGCGCGGCCTACAAGGACATAAAGGGCATTTCCGGCGCCACCATCCAGGGAGACGGCAGCATTGCCCTGATCCTGGACGTGGATCTGCTGGTCCAGGAAGCGGAGGAAAGAGCCGGAACCCCTTAA
- a CDS encoding methyl-accepting chemotaxis protein, with the protein MKNISVAKKLAIGFGALIVIMGVVGFIGLAQMGSIRAALKDFSRWGDYDMVMNEDVVQNVIKVQNWFDAYIADPGTDRFADLQSGLQEAIDGSRSWSELVSDAPRLKEQADKSLENLSNLKQSAEELAKTFSSLSNIRRQQEMLVEQILSRLDHAMKEIIEPAISSAVIAKDIQSFIDWNAIGTLANDAIIVNTLKLQAAAHSYEINGNEADWKQLQEHQAALAKGLEEWKALITDKPPLVSTYENAAESLNTFSGLSNSFHDAFLWVNDYRKETRGKLQDLVDTLEKLMEEVIDPEKSARVEKAEQAYGSGRLLILVGLILAVMTGLLLAALLTRGITGPLRSVVASLNAIADGDLTVAPAVSQQDEIGQLADAQRNMIDRLKEVVVQVQSASENVASGSEEMSSSSEELSQGATEQASHLEEVTSSMEQMGSNINQNADNAVETEKIARQAARDAEAGGRQVQNTVRAMNEIAGKISIIEEIARQTNLLALNAAIEAARAGEAGKGFAVVAAEVRKLAERSGLAAKEIGELSASSVDVAKQAGIMLEKMVPDIRRTAELVQEISAASKEQTAGADQINQAISQLDQVVQQNASSAEEVSSTAQELASQAQQLQSAVTFFKVGESTGKKQGYLRATNDPGKRIPALTPSKAGNHLDETAGETLLPGKAAIRQPVPGAAVNDRVDHEFERY; encoded by the coding sequence ATGAAAAATATTTCCGTAGCCAAAAAGCTGGCCATCGGCTTTGGCGCCCTGATCGTGATCATGGGCGTTGTCGGGTTCATCGGCCTGGCTCAGATGGGGTCGATCCGCGCCGCGCTGAAGGATTTCAGCCGCTGGGGCGATTACGACATGGTCATGAACGAAGATGTCGTTCAGAACGTCATCAAGGTTCAAAACTGGTTCGACGCCTATATCGCCGACCCGGGAACAGACCGTTTCGCCGATCTCCAGAGCGGCCTGCAGGAGGCCATCGACGGCAGCCGGTCCTGGTCCGAACTGGTTTCCGACGCCCCCCGCCTGAAAGAGCAGGCGGACAAAAGTCTGGAAAACCTCAGCAACCTGAAACAGTCCGCGGAGGAACTGGCCAAAACATTCTCGTCTTTGAGCAATATTCGGCGTCAGCAGGAGATGCTGGTTGAACAAATTCTTTCCCGCCTGGATCACGCCATGAAGGAAATCATCGAGCCGGCCATCAGTTCCGCCGTGATTGCCAAAGACATTCAGTCCTTCATTGACTGGAACGCCATCGGCACCCTGGCCAACGATGCCATCATCGTCAATACCCTCAAGCTACAGGCCGCGGCGCACAGTTACGAGATCAATGGCAATGAAGCCGACTGGAAACAGCTGCAGGAGCATCAGGCCGCGCTGGCCAAAGGACTGGAGGAGTGGAAAGCGCTCATCACCGATAAGCCCCCCCTGGTGTCCACCTACGAGAACGCCGCCGAAAGCCTGAATACCTTTTCCGGCCTGTCAAACAGTTTTCATGACGCCTTCCTGTGGGTCAACGATTACAGGAAAGAAACCAGGGGGAAACTGCAAGACCTGGTAGACACCCTGGAAAAGCTGATGGAAGAGGTCATCGACCCGGAAAAATCGGCCCGTGTGGAAAAGGCCGAGCAGGCATACGGCAGTGGACGATTGCTGATTCTGGTCGGACTGATTCTGGCCGTTATGACCGGACTTCTCCTGGCGGCTCTGCTGACACGGGGAATTACCGGCCCGCTGCGGTCCGTGGTCGCATCGCTGAACGCCATTGCCGACGGCGACCTGACCGTGGCGCCGGCGGTATCCCAGCAGGATGAAATCGGCCAGCTGGCCGATGCGCAAAGGAACATGATTGACCGGTTGAAAGAGGTGGTCGTCCAGGTCCAGTCCGCTTCCGAAAACGTCGCTTCCGGCAGCGAGGAGATGAGTTCTTCTTCCGAGGAACTGTCCCAGGGGGCTACTGAACAGGCCTCCCATCTGGAAGAGGTGACTTCCAGCATGGAACAGATGGGATCTAACATCAACCAGAACGCCGACAACGCCGTGGAGACCGAAAAAATCGCCCGGCAGGCGGCCCGGGACGCCGAAGCGGGAGGCCGCCAGGTGCAGAACACGGTCCGGGCCATGAATGAAATCGCCGGCAAAATCTCCATCATCGAAGAGATCGCCCGGCAGACCAACCTGCTGGCCTTGAACGCGGCCATTGAGGCGGCCCGGGCCGGAGAAGCCGGTAAGGGATTTGCCGTGGTGGCGGCGGAAGTGAGAAAACTGGCCGAGCGCAGCGGACTGGCGGCCAAGGAAATCGGAGAGCTGTCGGCCAGCAGCGTGGACGTGGCGAAACAGGCCGGAATCATGCTGGAAAAAATGGTACCGGATATCCGCAGAACCGCCGAACTGGTCCAGGAAATCAGCGCCGCCTCAAAAGAACAGACGGCCGGCGCGGACCAGATCAACCAGGCCATTTCCCAGCTTGACCAGGTAGTACAGCAAAACGCTTCCTCGGCCGAAGAGGTCTCCTCCACGGCCCAGGAACTGGCCAGCCAGGCCCAGCAACTGCAAAGCGCGGTAACCTTTTTCAAGGTCGGTGAGTCAACCGGCAAAAAGCAGGGTTATCTCCGGGCCACAAACGATCCGGGGAAAAGGATACCCGCCCTGACCCCGTCAAAGGCCGGCAATCATCTGGATGAGACGGCTGGCGAAACGCTATTGCCCGGAAAAGCAGCCATACGGCAGCCCGTCCCCGGCGCGGCGGTCAACGATAGGGTTGATCATGAATTCGAACGGTATTGA
- a CDS encoding STAS domain-containing protein yields the protein MGEIILHSDCLINRAGELHRLFLHLLAGADEQVEIDMSATGRCDVSFFQLLCSACRSYFHDHKRIVLTAPLPPALSEQFRKAGFHLACSTCGQTGCPLKGALSPDNS from the coding sequence ATGGGAGAAATCATTCTTCACAGTGACTGCCTGATCAACCGGGCGGGGGAACTCCACCGGCTTTTTCTTCATCTGCTGGCCGGCGCCGATGAACAGGTGGAAATCGACATGTCGGCGACCGGCAGATGTGACGTCTCGTTTTTCCAGTTACTATGCTCCGCCTGTCGCAGCTATTTCCACGACCACAAAAGAATCGTACTGACAGCACCACTGCCTCCCGCCCTTTCCGAACAATTCAGGAAAGCCGGCTTTCACCTGGCCTGTTCCACCTGCGGCCAGACCGGATGCCCGTTGAAGGGAGCGCTGTCCCCTGATAACTCATAA
- a CDS encoding PAS domain S-box protein — protein MKSILIKAFSALRRLFAADAGSCSGKNRKAVLPESVDKDADTRLILKSTSIMLAVLDRDVCFTYVSPSYERFLGYIPDELIGKSGLDLIHPDDLDRLLAILAKGVAGVIDDVKLITYRAIHKNGGIRYIRSSFDSFRDGQGNLEKIIAVGDDITERMAIESALAESEQRLRAIMDTVPLVISEIDCAGRFQFVNNAYARIFGYTSDDLKTMSIRDLAVSRREGDRLMAMLEELAAEQPPPLPWEGRNRAKSGKILDVVVDWDYKRDERGQVTGFITAISDVSEAKKTEDALRQSQQRYQAMFNNVPAGVAVYQPVDDGRDFVLIDFNNAAEQIENISREAIIGRKVSDVFPGVKSFGLFEVLQRVNETGRPEQHPVALYQDDRISSWRKNFVYKLPSGEIVALYIDETDRVRIEEARRESDARFRSLVEYSADHVFMINHEGEYLFSNDRLNRNDFLGKEPLAGKPLEAAYPPELAARFRRLVAHVFKHGNVTSFEHEIREPGGLFVYLNTLYPIYKNGRTWAVGGISRDITTRKRYEQELQQKTRELERTVEELRQTQRRIIDQERQRALSLMASGIAHDFNNSLTSIQGISDLLLQTPEKMNNPKTVKDYITLINNAARDAAQIVRRLRKFYRPGDNEPIGSVDVNALIEEALALTEPVWRSKAQARGAFITIEKDLEDKAAITGNRAEIHDVITNLIFNAVDAMPQGGTLRLLTRRDGEWLEIIVNDSGIGMDSNVRAQCLNPFFTTKGEAGSGLGLATVQGIITRHGGEIRIESAPGRGTTFVLRLPASIHKQVPAPARQSPGGTLPPLNILIVDDEEHQRLLLQKYLQKDNHRIQTASNGEDGMRKFSEDRYDLVITDLAMPNLSGTALARDIKRNAPDKPVILLTGFGDMPDTIKENQDIVDLVITKPVTLARLREAISQLIYEREG, from the coding sequence ATGAAGTCAATTCTCATTAAAGCATTTTCCGCCTTGCGCCGGCTTTTCGCCGCGGACGCCGGTTCCTGTTCCGGGAAAAATCGGAAAGCCGTGCTCCCCGAATCCGTGGACAAAGACGCCGATACCCGGCTGATTCTCAAATCGACCAGCATCATGCTGGCCGTCCTGGACCGCGATGTCTGTTTTACCTACGTCAGTCCCTCTTATGAACGGTTCCTGGGTTACATCCCGGATGAATTGATCGGGAAATCAGGGCTTGATCTCATTCACCCGGACGACCTGGACCGGTTGTTGGCCATTCTGGCCAAGGGGGTAGCCGGCGTCATCGACGACGTCAAGCTGATCACCTACCGGGCCATCCACAAAAACGGCGGGATTCGATATATCCGATCTTCTTTTGACTCTTTCCGGGACGGGCAGGGCAACCTTGAAAAAATCATCGCCGTGGGTGACGATATTACCGAACGCATGGCCATTGAATCCGCCCTGGCGGAAAGCGAGCAGCGGTTAAGGGCGATAATGGACACCGTGCCTCTGGTTATTTCCGAAATCGACTGCGCCGGAAGATTCCAGTTCGTCAACAATGCCTATGCCCGGATCTTCGGGTACACATCGGACGATTTAAAAACCATGAGCATCAGGGACTTGGCCGTGTCCCGGCGGGAAGGCGACCGCCTGATGGCGATGCTGGAAGAACTGGCCGCGGAGCAGCCGCCGCCCCTGCCCTGGGAAGGGCGCAACCGCGCCAAAAGCGGCAAGATCCTGGATGTGGTGGTGGACTGGGATTACAAACGAGACGAGCGGGGGCAGGTCACGGGATTCATCACGGCCATCTCCGATGTCTCGGAAGCAAAAAAAACGGAAGACGCCCTGCGACAGAGCCAGCAACGCTATCAGGCCATGTTCAATAACGTCCCCGCCGGCGTGGCGGTCTACCAGCCGGTCGACGACGGTCGTGATTTTGTATTAATCGATTTCAACAACGCCGCGGAACAGATTGAAAACATATCCCGGGAAGCAATCATCGGCAGAAAAGTCAGTGACGTTTTCCCCGGCGTGAAATCCTTCGGTCTCTTCGAGGTCCTGCAGCGGGTTAACGAGACCGGCCGGCCGGAGCAGCATCCGGTTGCCCTGTATCAGGACGACCGGATCAGCAGCTGGCGAAAAAACTTTGTCTACAAGCTGCCCAGTGGTGAAATTGTGGCGCTTTACATCGACGAAACCGATCGCGTCCGGATCGAGGAAGCAAGGCGGGAAAGCGACGCCCGGTTCCGTTCCCTGGTGGAGTATTCCGCTGATCATGTTTTCATGATCAACCACGAAGGTGAGTACCTGTTCAGCAACGACCGCCTGAACCGGAACGACTTTTTGGGGAAGGAACCGCTGGCCGGCAAACCGCTTGAAGCCGCCTATCCTCCGGAACTGGCCGCCCGTTTCCGGCGTCTGGTGGCCCATGTTTTCAAACACGGCAACGTCACGTCCTTTGAACACGAGATAAGGGAGCCGGGCGGTCTGTTCGTCTATCTGAATACCCTTTACCCTATTTACAAAAACGGCAGGACCTGGGCCGTGGGCGGCATCAGCCGCGACATTACCACCCGCAAACGATACGAGCAGGAGCTACAGCAGAAGACGCGGGAACTGGAAAGGACCGTCGAGGAACTGCGCCAGACCCAGCGCCGGATCATCGACCAGGAGCGACAGCGGGCATTGTCACTGATGGCCAGCGGCATCGCTCACGATTTCAACAATTCCCTGACATCCATCCAGGGGATTTCCGATCTGCTACTCCAGACGCCGGAAAAAATGAACAACCCCAAAACCGTCAAAGACTATATCACCCTGATCAACAACGCGGCCAGGGATGCGGCCCAGATCGTCCGGCGCTTGAGAAAATTTTACCGTCCCGGCGACAACGAACCGATCGGATCGGTTGACGTCAATGCCTTGATCGAGGAAGCCCTTGCCCTCACGGAACCCGTTTGGAGGAGCAAGGCCCAGGCCAGGGGCGCTTTTATCACCATTGAGAAAGACCTGGAAGACAAGGCCGCCATCACAGGAAACCGGGCTGAAATTCATGACGTCATCACCAACCTGATATTTAACGCCGTCGATGCCATGCCCCAGGGCGGAACCCTGCGGCTTCTCACCCGCCGGGACGGCGAATGGCTGGAGATTATCGTCAATGACAGCGGTATCGGCATGGACAGCAACGTTCGCGCGCAATGCCTTAACCCCTTTTTCACCACCAAGGGAGAGGCCGGCAGCGGCCTGGGCCTGGCTACGGTCCAGGGAATCATCACCCGGCACGGGGGAGAGATCAGGATTGAAAGCGCGCCGGGCCGGGGAACGACTTTCGTGCTGCGCCTGCCGGCATCAATCCATAAACAGGTGCCGGCACCGGCCAGGCAGTCACCGGGAGGCACCCTCCCACCGCTCAACATTCTCATTGTTGATGACGAGGAGCATCAGCGCCTCCTGCTGCAAAAATATCTGCAAAAGGATAACCACCGGATTCAGACCGCCAGCAACGGTGAAGACGGCATGCGCAAGTTCAGTGAAGACCGTTATGACCTGGTCATTACCGATCTGGCCATGCCCAATTTGAGCGGCACCGCCCTGGCCCGCGATATCAAGCGCAATGCGCCGGACAAACCGGTTATCCTGTTGACCGGATTCGGCGATATGCCGGACACAATCAAGGAAAACCAGGATATCGTTGATCTGGTCATCACCAAGCCGGTCACGCTGGCGCGGCTCCGGGAAGCCATTTCGCAGTTGATTTATGAAAGAGAAGGATGA
- a CDS encoding sigma-54 dependent transcriptional regulator has translation MKEKDDPYPKSTYESNGRNMTTILIIDDEPSICMLLAETVSQEGWTPVFAHTLAEARDKTTTETIDIVLLDIHLPDGSGLESVSAFVSSPGSPEVIIITGYGHSDAAGLALEHGAWDYIEKPINIKKIILSIRRALQFRQAKQDGKKSRVLKRNGIVGISQAINESLEQMAEAAEGEHSVLLTGETGTGKELFARAIHMNSQRAEQNFMVVDCTALSETLIESSLFGHVKGAFTDAGRDRDGLIKLAHRGTLFLDEVGELPLEIQKKFLRVLEEKKFRPVGSTVELKSDFRLISATNRNLEAMVDAGTFRSDLLYRIKSQKLVLPPLRSRKEDIPELVNHYQARICRRLAIPPKTIHPEFLQCLCDYDWPGNVRQLVNLLDQVICSARTTAALFHKHLPVEIRSAVIRQQTQPGRVVIAPGGKEPEPAKAAGNSLPNWQDFRKTALEDAETEYFNRLLSVTQGDIKQMVKIADMSKSRIYGLINKHNLTQKKISG, from the coding sequence ATGAAAGAGAAGGATGACCCGTACCCCAAAAGCACATACGAAAGCAATGGCAGAAACATGACCACCATACTCATTATCGATGACGAACCATCCATTTGCATGCTGCTGGCGGAAACCGTGTCCCAGGAAGGCTGGACTCCCGTGTTCGCTCATACGCTTGCGGAAGCCCGGGACAAAACGACCACCGAAACTATTGACATTGTCCTGCTGGATATTCATCTTCCCGACGGCAGCGGCCTGGAATCCGTATCCGCCTTTGTCAGCAGCCCCGGATCTCCGGAAGTCATCATCATCACCGGCTACGGTCATTCGGATGCGGCCGGCCTGGCGCTGGAGCACGGCGCCTGGGACTATATTGAAAAACCGATCAACATTAAAAAAATCATCCTGTCCATCCGTCGCGCCCTGCAATTCCGTCAGGCCAAACAGGACGGGAAAAAAAGCCGGGTACTCAAGCGCAACGGAATTGTCGGAATCAGCCAGGCCATCAACGAATCACTGGAACAGATGGCCGAAGCGGCCGAAGGGGAACACAGCGTTCTGCTGACCGGTGAAACCGGCACCGGCAAGGAACTTTTCGCCCGGGCCATTCATATGAACAGCCAGCGCGCGGAACAGAACTTCATGGTGGTGGACTGCACCGCGCTCAGCGAAACCCTGATCGAAAGCAGCCTCTTCGGCCATGTCAAAGGCGCTTTTACGGACGCCGGGAGGGATCGCGACGGTCTGATCAAACTGGCCCACCGGGGCACGCTGTTTCTGGATGAAGTCGGCGAACTGCCCCTGGAAATACAGAAAAAATTCCTGCGGGTCCTGGAAGAGAAAAAGTTCCGGCCGGTCGGCAGCACCGTGGAGCTGAAAAGCGATTTCCGCCTGATTTCAGCCACCAACCGGAACCTGGAGGCAATGGTCGACGCCGGCACCTTCCGCAGCGATCTGCTTTATCGCATCAAATCACAGAAACTGGTGCTGCCGCCCCTGCGGAGCCGGAAAGAAGATATTCCCGAGCTGGTCAACCATTACCAGGCCAGAATATGCCGCCGACTGGCCATTCCGCCCAAAACCATCCACCCGGAGTTCCTGCAGTGCCTGTGCGACTATGACTGGCCGGGAAACGTCCGGCAACTGGTCAATCTGCTGGATCAGGTCATCTGTTCGGCCAGAACGACCGCGGCCCTGTTTCACAAGCACCTGCCGGTGGAAATTCGCTCGGCCGTCATCCGGCAGCAGACCCAGCCCGGGAGAGTGGTTATTGCCCCTGGCGGAAAGGAGCCGGAACCTGCTAAAGCGGCCGGAAACAGTCTGCCGAACTGGCAGGATTTCAGGAAAACTGCCCTGGAAGACGCGGAAACAGAGTATTTCAACCGCCTGTTATCCGTAACCCAGGGTGATATCAAACAGATGGTAAAAATCGCCGACATGAGCAAATCCAGGATTTACGGCCTGATCAACAAACATAATCTCACTCAGAAAAAAATTTCCGGTTGA